aacatatataaatgttacgcgaattatacaaatgttgctATAATTATTGCTACAAATTGtgattaagatatttttgagtgactatatgcaaaaattcctcttaaactaaagatatattAAATATACCAAATTGTCCTTTaatcttatgattttaaatatatcatgaaaaagttggaattaaaaaattactaaaaaaagagacattgttttcttaaaatattccttcctaaaaaattaaaaagtatttttactAATCTATCCGTagttaaatattttggggaaaaaAATAGCTCTTTAAGGAGTTTTGggttattatatgatatgttctTCTGTATAGctctataaataaaattattgagaatCATGATATTTCTTGCTTGTCATTGTATAACACATTATTAGCACGAAAATCTAATCTTACAgattaaatttcaatttttcttatCCACATAAAAGACAAAATGTGTGATCGTCCAGTTGAAACTACGTTTTAGTTTTGTAGGTTGTAACTTGTAAGCAGTGACCTACTTGGTTATCAAATCTGGCATTAAGCAGTTTTTACTTTTCACATTACAATTTGATATTAGAGGTGATCTACttgtatattataatattacaCTTATTTATCATTTACttactttaaaatttgaatttgcgtacgaataaaattatttgtcaGAGAAAGGTATCTTATCTATTCACACCGCAAGGAAGTTTCACCCTATTTGCTGGTGGGGTCAGTGATTGTATATTAATTTATCATATCAATTTTCTCATcaaattgaaaaatgaaagatCAAATTAATTGGTGTGCAGTGACTCGAAATATAAAAAAACtctcttcattttaatttattatcatGTTTTGACTtaatacaaaattttaaaaaataataatttattttaatttttactacaaaaatatattaaatatatttttatataaaattaaaaagttatcaAAAACGAAAACAGTATTCTTCTAAAAATAAACTAGCAAagaacaaataaattgaaatactTTAACCTAGCCACTAGATTTGACCAAAAAGTGGGTGACATAAGCACACAagtcatctttattattataGTAATATTAATCGCTCCAAGATGGTTGCTAATTTATTCAAACAAGTGTCGATTAGTCAAACATAATTAGATTACAAAATCAAATAGTCAAACAAGAAACATTAATGTATCcgtatttttctctctataagCAAGACTAGACATCAATGGAAAACAACCAACCACACATAATTAAGCAAAACAATTGAGAATCAAAGTTGTGAAATGGCAGAAGTGAAATTGCTTGGTTCAAGATATAGCCCTTATAGTCATAGGGTTGAATGGGCTCTAAAGATTAAGGGAGTGAAATATGAATATATAGAAgaagatttaaaaaataaaagccCTCTACTTCTTCAATCTAATCCAATTTACAAGAAAATCCCAGTGCTCATTCACAATGGCAAGTCCATATGTGAGTCGGTGGTCATTCTTGAATACATTGATGAGACATTTGAAGGCCCTTCCATCTTGCCTAAAGATCCTTATGAGAGAGCTATGGCGCGTTTCTGGGCTAAATTCCTAGAAGCTAAGgtatattgctttcatgttataTATTCCATTTAATTGCAAATTTGGTTAAGTCATGTTATTACATTTACTTTAGGTATTGTGCTTTTTAATAATCTTTTTATTCGGTCAGAGATCTATAAATCggtaataatattaaaaattgcTAAATTTGGATTAAGAGAACTTTAATGATGTAATATAATCTCATATAGTCAACAAGAACTTATTTGGGATTGATTAATGTACTtggagttgtttggtagctGATTTGCAGTTAAGTTGTGCGGACATTAAATCTTGTATAAACAATATCATATTTGATAATTGGTTAGAAGATAAATTATTCATGTAAAAAATTAGTACAGTGTTTGATTTGCAATTTAAAAATACGCATAgctaatacatatataagtcatgagaaaatttatatataattatttttgttggaTAGAAGGTGGAATAACGAAGCTCTGTATAACTTATTTCTTTCGTAAAATAATATGTAGATTctatcataattattttatacattATCAATACATGTACAACTTTAATCAGCTACCGAAACGACCTCTTAGCTTATTAAGTTTTGACTGTCGGGCAGGGGCCAGCAATGAGGAATTGTTTCTTCCTCAGAGGAGAGGAGCAAGAGAAGGCTAAAGAGGAAGCTTACGAGATGTTGAAAGTTCTTGATAATGAGTTTAAGGACAAGAAGTTCTTTGTGGCTGACAAATTTGGATTTGCTGATATTATTGCAAATGGTGCGGCACTTTATCTGGGAGTTCTTGAAGAAGTATCTGGAATTGTTTTGGTGACGAGTGAAAAGTTTCCCAATTTTTTTGCTTGGAGAGATGAATATTGCACCCAAAACAAAGAATATTTACCTCCAAGAAAAGAATTGCTTGTCCGTTACAAAGCCTACATTCAGCCTGCTTTAAAATGAATTGTTTGTCCGTTATCGCTTGTTAATTTCAAGATTTTGTGTGGCAATAAAATTTAGAGATTGAATTTGGGGTATGTATGAaaaaatatgcatgttatgagatttatttttatttcattagtCAATACTCTCTTAATGTTCTCATCGAATTGGAAAGAGCAAGAAATGACTTGTGACTAGTGTGAACGCATTTTTATATTGGCCTGCTATATTTTCTAAGAGTAAGGTAtattactttctttttcttttttttttaaaaacaaagtGACTAACCgcctttattaatatatataaaaaaatcaacagGAATAAGTACAAGCAAGCGGGGTATGTCTTACCTTACTAATCTTAATAAGGTAATGAATCTTTACTAATTAACAAGCATGAAGAAAATAAGAACTAGAGAGAATTAAGTATTCTATAACCATCATCGAGTTTGTCATATACTCCGTGTTGATATTACAAATGAAAATGCTTAAATactacaaaaatataaaaatcaagAAGAAAATTGAGTTATCAACCTCAAATCTTCCTTTTACAAAtgtatgaattaaaaaaaaaaaaaaacaattgtcCGTCTAAAGTAACCTgaagtatttttcttttgtcttcttcttcaaatctgTCTAACAACACTTAATAGTTTATCACTTCTTCTTAGGTTTATTGGATCTTATTAAATCTATTGAAACTGTCATATGGTTTTGCTTTGCCAGTCCATTGGTGGGGGCCTCAGAACAAACTCCCCAGTGGGGATGGATGAAATTTTTTCAGCCCATTTAGGAATGAGACTTTTTAGCCAAACCTCATGGACTCAACCTGCGAGCCTCAAAGGCCGACTTGTGGgttatgaattttaaaaatatttattatatgtatattttaagTAGTATTTGATTTTGCCAAATCTTTAGCAACTAGGCAATTGGAGTTATTATAACTATGAATCTTTGACCTCTTTTACTTTTGTGTTTAGGCCTAATTTCTCGTTTCTCCTTTCTTATCTggtttatgaaaaaatgatcttgtaatgtatattattatgatGAATCTTATTGACTGTTATATCTTGCATGTTCTAttgttttataaaatattcCACTAAAGTGTGTGAAACTCATAGACATGTGAATTTTTGACGTATTGATGTTGTGTTGCTCAATGTTCGATAGTCTTTTTAAGAGGTCAATATTGTCCACCTTTTAATTGAAGGGTCAACTCGTCCCCACCTGCAGCCCGTTTAAAGTTGAGTTGAGCTGCTAATTTATAGGCCATTTAATTAAAAGGGactgtaaacaacaaattttcgagccgaaaaaaataaataatcaagaccggaaaattggagtaacaaagtgtaatatttgatttcaaaatgtaatgcggttacaatctctataataatcctctgattcttcaaataatatgaaacacgttgaacttgaatttgaatttgatttagagtcaagggcttgaatagcttgatcttgaatattCGTcttgaatttggatttgaattattcgtcacgaacacttgtatggttatgacgaacagtaaagatgaacaagtaacttgatcttgatcttcttcttcgttcttgatcttgaacttgaatttgattgcttgaactttgtagctttgtagagaatttgcggtctttgatccacgagctctcttcttgttTCTTATTCTTCCAAAACCCTCTCCTTTTCAGAATAAtaaggacccctatttatagttgtagggagtggtatgagggtgtgatttgattggttggtttgaactgaccaatcagatttctttgttgaagagttttaatttaattggtcagaacatgtcacatggacacgtggcattattttagtggcttatttaatttgacttagattgccacataactctgacatgtggcatgattttagtggcttatttaatttgacctgaATTgtcacctaactttgacatgtggcatgattttagcggcttatttaatttgacttggattgccacctaactttgacacatggcataattctagtgacttatttaatttgacttggattgccacctaaccttggcatgtggcatgattttgggcctctaggatgagatgatattaggcttaacaaagtggagtcatctttatagcccaaatcaatggatttaggttttttaattaaatccacatttattgggcttaaataattgacccaattttattaattcaaaatatttatttggactaatatatcttgaattcaatataaattgaaccattctaaaaatttatattcaataaattgtaaatgattacaaatgccccctgcttcaagtcttgtcgagatattttatcttttgaagactaGACTTGAAGTATTACTTGTAGGATAATGGCATgccatttattttgagatgtaccgtgaattcatactatattgatgcactccttcatcattgttggagtaggaatgtagcaaattagttatatccaatgaggattaggaaagagaagaaagaaaaaaaatgatttttttttcacgtttttttttttgggtgtttaCTTGTCATGCAAGATTCCACCACTAATTAAAATCCGATTAGGAGTCAATTTTGTAGAAGCCTAATTCAAGTTTGAATCTAATTATAATAGGTGCtaataaacctctataaatagatGTCTGACATTCATTGTTTTGCAGCAATGTGGCTTGACGATCATCGCCGTggtactttcttctttcttttctttgattttcaacaaCCTTTTCCTCATCTTGACATGTCTGtcgtagaaaattcatatcttattgtAGATACGTAAGAATCATGAACGGTGTGATTTtctagaaactagacttctcgatttacaacatatccaaaattgagaatttaataCTTTCATGACCGTTCtagataattgatttttttatttttttcacattttttttttcgtttttttttcctttttttttttttttgcaaatgcctaccctttattctgtcttccaaatccaattagaattcTGAAAGGACACACTTCTTTTAGAATATGGATAgcccaaattttcacaatttcacatccaattaggatttgaagagaataaatttgtatcattttacTAGAGTTCTACCAAAAAAAGTAATTACAAttactttggaagaaggactctctcaccatcactatttgtctataaatagactctctccttctatttattttcatcattggtaTTGACAGTTTTGATACTCTTTTTTGCATatcctcttgagttcatcaacatatgaggtacatttttttttaatatatatatatatatatatatatatatatatttattatttttttattattttttttaaaatgaaaatattacttcatatgcaataaacttttattctattggtccaagttaaagactttacaccgtctgagacaaagactttacataatttgtggcaaggAAAAGTCaatccatagtccgagctaaagactttacaccgtctaaggcaaagactttacatgatttatggcaaagactttacaccgtctgagtcagaggcattccatagtccaagctaaagactttacaccgtctgaggcaaagactttacatgatttgtggcaaagaaaaggcattccatagtctgagctaaagactttacaccgtctgaggcaaagactttacatgatttgtggcaaagaaaaggcattccatagtctgagctaaagactttacaccgtctaaggcaaagactttacatgatttgtggcaaagactttacaccgtctgagtcagaggcattccatagtccgagctaaagactttacaccgtctaaggcaaagactttacatgatttgtggcaaagactttacaccgtctgagtcagaggcattccatagtccgagctaaagactttacaccgtctgagtcagacaTAGGTTTTGCCCAAAGAATATAATagttcattattgagattcattaccatgattattgaattactaatttaagcgctaacactttttatttttttaattttttttacagattgaatcatggtttaccttagagatttgacttcctcttcttcagagttgcgataccttttgtgtttcgatagtacaagagatatatcattgtatgagagcaccaaaTCCAGGAGAGGTTCAATTTATTagaaaccaaacttcttaacATATCCAAAACTTATAGTTCAAGTCTTGCAGGATAGCTCTAAGCAatcttcaaaaatgaatttcacataCAGAAAAGCTGATAGATTCACATTCGCATGttcttattaaaagaaatattCGTATCCTAGTGTAGAGAATCCAAAAATAAACTACAGcatgtacaataatcacagctaatagctttatggatttgtacgaatatttttttgaagtcaattcaaattctgtATTGATTGGCCCTCTTTAATTCATATGTCATGTATGACAATATACAAGAacattgtgatgctcaaataacAGTGTGCCCCATTTtttttgaacttatgagactaaCATTTAGGATGTAACTCATGGATTATGGTGgagagggtcaagagagactatgagttctttggatactcatgcgactgaactcagaatgtaattctaagcgcctacgtacctcagtgaagaggatcaagtcataacgtagttctgggagttttttttttttttttttttgggtgtcgtgcacagtttatactcttgcgggccaggagtaacatgcagtttatactcgtaccttaaggagtgagtttcttttcttcaaggatagtatctctttatgaactttccgttaatggggccaatgcgcaatccttctgagtcaaccagtCTGTAAGCaccacttgagtatacttcttgtaccacatatggtccatcccatttggcggagaacttgcttccagaccgatgagaagtaataatgggccttcttacaacaagaacttgatcacccacttggaagcatctaagacgaaccttcttattaaaagatcgagctagacgagcttgataGCATTGTagactttgttgggcctctagtcttttttcatcaagaacctccaattcttcaaggcgcaaccgagcattttcttcatcagtgagcccttcttgaatggcaaggcgcaatgacggtatttgacgttcaagtggaagaactgcttcaactccataaataagaaagtagggagtcgcttgtgttggcgtgcgatacgtagtcctatatgcccaaagagcctcttccattctttcatgccaatctctcttagacttggaaataacttttttcaacaagttgcagagtgtcttgttaaatgcttcagcgagaccattagcagctgcataatacataaaggaattgcgttgcttgaagacaaaaagatcacatatcttcgtcattaacttgttatcaaatggcttgccattatctgtcaatatgtatcgaggaataccaaaacgGTAGATAATATTAACTCGAATAAAGTtggcgacattctctttctttacttctctaagagaaacagcttctgcccattttgagaagtagtcagttgcagccaggatgtacaGATGTCTaccagaggacttaggcaatgatccaacaacatccaaaccccaagcttcaaatggccatgaggcaatagtttggtgcaatacttctgggggttgatgtataaaattcgcatggaattggcaagctttacatcttcagacgtaatccaagcaatctttcaccatggtttgccagtaatatcccatcctttttatgtgaaaatgaagttttggtccagactgatgcgctccacatactccagaatgcgcttctt
This DNA window, taken from Solanum dulcamara chromosome 3, daSolDulc1.2, whole genome shotgun sequence, encodes the following:
- the LOC129881500 gene encoding probable glutathione S-transferase codes for the protein MAEVKLLGSRYSPYSHRVEWALKIKGVKYEYIEEDLKNKSPLLLQSNPIYKKIPVLIHNGKSICESVVILEYIDETFEGPSILPKDPYERAMARFWAKFLEAKGPAMRNCFFLRGEEQEKAKEEAYEMLKVLDNEFKDKKFFVADKFGFADIIANGAALYLGVLEEVSGIVLVTSEKFPNFFAWRDEYCTQNKEYLPPRKELLVRYKAYIQPALK